Part of the Nitrospira sp. genome, TCATGCGGCCCGGATGATTGCCTCACCGAACTGGAGGATGGATACGACCTTGTGTTTTGTTCCCCTCATTACCGTGAACTACTCGCGCACATCCGGGCGATACTTCGCCGGCACAATATGACGTCGGAATCGCCATCCGTGCTCCGCGTCCAAGGCCTCGCTATGGACACCGCCCGCCATGAGGTGACGGTCGGGGGAGCCCTCGTCGAACTCACACCGAAGGAATTTCGTATTCTCCATCAATTTCTCCTCTCACCGGGTGTCGTGCTGTCGAGGCAAGATCTGCTCAACCGTGTCTGGGGGGAGGACTATGCCCTCGAAGAACATGCGCTGGATGTTCACATTCATTCGTTACGCCAGAAAATCGAAGCAGATCCTGCCAAGCCGATTTTCATCGTCACCATTCGCGGGGTCGGATACAAACTCCAGAGCCCCTGACCATCTTCTTCCGGCTTTCTCCCTTCCCCACACACTACTTATGTTTCCGCGGACCGCTGCCAAGTTCGCCCCGAAGTGAGAGTGAGGGGGTATAGGAAACATTTCCCGGAATGGGCAGAGGGGTGGCGAGTGCATCGTCAGGGCAGGTAACAGAACCAATGATGGGTGAGGAAGAGGAGAGGATCAGCCTGCTCAGACCCGGCAGGCCGTCGATGGACAGGTACCGATGCGGTGGAGAGTTAAAACTCGTCCACCGACACCGGCTGCAACAGATCCCGTACTGAAAGGACCCCCACGATCGCGCCGCTCTTCAGGACACCCAGATGGCGGGTGTGGTGATGTTGCATGAGATCGGCCGCTTCCGTAATCGAACGGCGCTCATCCAAGCTGATGACTGGGCTGCTCATGATCGATTCCACAGGAACAAAATGCACCGGCCTGTTTTCACCCACGACTTTTCGAACGATATCGGACTCGGTCACGATGCCGACTACACGGTCGTTCTGCTCGATAAACACGCTGCCGACGTGGCGCTCGTTCATCACTCTGGCTGCGTCCGCCGCGGAAGTACCGGCCGGCACCGTCACCAGTTTCTTCGTCATGAGATCACTGACTGTCACCATACTGTATCCTCCTTGTTGAATGTGTGTCATCGGCGGCTGTTTCTCACCTTGCCGATGCTCTAACAGGGAGGATATTCCTGCTACGTTCCAGGCGGGTTAGGCTTCCGTAAATTCTATGTTACGAATGGGGTCGACGTAGAATGCGGGAGGAGAGGCGCGGCACAGGCGAGAATCACCCGTGCCGCGCCGTGAGGGAACTGCCGGGGGACGACTACTCTTTCACCACGAAGTGGACGCTGCGGTTCTTCTGCCAGCAGACCGGATTGTGCTGGAGACACAACGGCCGGTCTTTTCCGTAACTAGTGACATCGACCTGGAGCTGATTGATGCCCAACGATTCGAGGTACCGTTTCACGGAGAGAGCTCGCCGTTCCCCCAACACCAGATTGTATTCGGAGGTCCCGACTTCGTCGCAACGGCCTTCCAGCAACACCTTGGTCACCCGGTTGTCTTTCAAGCGCTTGGCATTGGCCTCGACCGCCGTGAGCGCATCGTCCCGCAGGACGTATTGGTCAAAATCAAACAGCACATCCGGGAACGGAATGTTCTGTTCCCCGGTCGCATTCCGCGCGGCCATCTCCACCGATCGTAACGGCACCGGCGCCGGTTCGGGCGGGGCGGGGATTTCCTGCACCGGAGCCGCAGCCACACGCTCCTCCGCGCGGGGTTTCGGTGGAGTCGCCGTCGCTCCTCCGCTGGTTCCCGATTTGCTCGCGCAGCCGTCAAGAAACAGGGGGCCGGCGACGGCAAGCAATCCGAGCAGGACAAACGGGCGCAAACGTATCATGAAAACCTCCGGCGCTAGATGGGTTCGTGGAGTGGACGAGGCACAGAATAATCAAATCGAACGAACAGGGCAAGTTACTTCTTCGCGGCACAGCAATCGTAGACGCGTCGCGAATCCGACAACGGCTCCCACCGTAAGATCTGCAACGCATCGTCCACGTAGGCCGGCGTGCGCATTCCGTTGAGCACGGACGTGACACCCGGTGTACTGGCGAGAATCCACAGCGCCTTCTGCGACAAGGTCGCGTTGCGTCTCTGTTCAGGCAACAGCGGATCGATGGTTCGATGCAGGTCTTCGGCGCGCAGACGGCTGCGTTCACTGGCTTCCCGATGCAACGTTCGCAGGAGCGCGAGAAGCTCCGGTACGTACCGGTCACGCCAGGCTTCCCACTGCTCAGCCACGGTACCCGTAAACGCTTCGGAGAGCGCGCGAAGCACCTGATTCACGTGGGGTGCAATCATCTGCGTTTCAATTTGTTCCCAATGTTCCAGGCCCTGCACCTGCGTGCGGATGCGGTTCAGTTCATCGGCCCATCGGAAAAAGTCTGCGGGAAGCATGCCTTGGCCGCTGTGGGCCACCGCCGGCGCAAGATCCTTTCGATACTCTTCTTCCAACCGGGCAACCTTCTGTCGCTGCGTTTCGAATTCCGCCTCCGGTGCCGGCACCGGCACATCGGCCAATCGTACCACGCCGCCGCGCTGGGCCGGCATGGCGTTCAGCGGACGATTCACGAGCACCGCGACACGTTCCCTGATGGCTTCATCCAGCAAGGTGCTGCCGTTGCCCGGACCCGTATTCTTGATCAGCGCTGCGCCGGCCTCGTGCACATTCATCGGGCACTGCAAGACCGTGAAATGGTGATCGGACGCGCCGACGTTCTTCGCCGCCGCCTGCGCGGCTTCAATCATGCGGGACAACGACGTGGCGCCGGGTTCATCCGGAGAGGCCGTGGACGTGTTGGACGACACCCCGTACCCGCGCAGACGGCCTGCTTCGACCTGCCTTTCGCAATACTCGAATGCCAGTTGCAATCGCGCGTAAAACTCATCGCGCAGCGCGGACAGCTCCCGTTGTTCACCGGCGCCGAGCCGGGTCGCATGAGACAGGAAATACTCCGGGTTGTGGAGCAAACAGACATCCAGCGTCGCCAATCCCAGGCGATCGAGCGACAGCGTCAATTGATCGGCCAGGAAATCCGGATGGATGCAATGCCAGATGTCGTCGCCGTACTTCACCATGTCCGGATAGGGCTTGCCGGATTTCTCCCGCGTCTTGGCCTGGGCCAGATTCTGGCCCTGCACATAACCGATCTTCGACACGACGATGATTTCCTCGCGGGCCACTTCACCGGCACGCATCAATTGCTGGAGGACCGAACCGACCACTTGCTCGCTCTCGCCGTCCATGTAATTCGTCGAGGTGTCGATCAGGTTGCAGCCTGAGCGAATCGCCTTGATCAAGGCTTCTCGATGCTCCGCTTCCCGTTGACCGACCCGGTAGGTGCCGAATCCGAGACGGCTCACCGTCAGCCCTGTCGCCCCGAACGGCCCGAACCCATGGGCCAAGGAGCCGGCCCCGGTGGCATCGTGGATCGTCCTGGCCGCGTAACCGGCCGTGCCCTGAACGGTCGCGGCTCCCGGATACAAATTTCCACTCAAGACCTTCTGCTCGGGCGCAGCCAACGACGGTGCAGCTTTGTGCGACGGATCGACCAGGGCAGGGAGATCCGCGGGGTCGGTGATCGGTTGTCGGCAGGCAAAATTCCGGCAGACATACAACGCCGACTTGCCGCCGACCAGAGCCTTCCCCTGCAAGAGCGGATGGGTCGCTTCGGGCTGCTGCGACTCGCGATAGGCGATGACACGATTCGGAATGTAGGTCCGGCTGACTGCAGCGCGCAACGCGACGGTGTTGAAATCGCCGGATGCCCCGATGACGGCAATTTCTACCGGGCCGCTGGTCAACAAATCGACGACGATCAGACTTTTTGCAAATGCGCGCGGGTAGCGGGCAATCTGGCGTCCATAGGCGCGCACAGCCGCCGCCGCCGCCTGCCGGAAATCCTCCCGCCCGAAGTGATAGGACAATCGGGCCAGCGCCGCTGCCGCCACAGCATTCCCGCTCGGGGTGGCTCCGTCGGGACCTTCACGACTGCGCATGATCAGGGCTTCGTGGCCCGTGGCCGTGGTGAAGAATCCGCCCTGTTGACTGTCGGAGAAATCCGCCAGAATGCGCTCCGCGAGCCGCACCGCCGCAGCCAGGTACCGCTCGTTGCCGCCTGCTTCATAGGTGTCGATCAAACCCTCGGCAAAATAGGCATAGTCTTCGAGGTACGCATCCAGGTGGGCTGTGCCCGCGCGATAGGTCCGCAGAAGTCGTCCATCCGGCTTGGACAGCGTGCTCAGGAGAAACTCGCAGGCGCGTTCGGCGGCAGCCCGATATCGCGGCATGTCGAACACCCGCCCGGCTTCCGCCATGGCGCTGATCATCATCCCGTTCCAGGCCGTGATGACCTTATCGTCGAGTCCGGGCGGAACGCGTTTCGCGCGCGCCGCATAGAGCAACGGCTTCACTCGATCGATGGTCTCTTGTAAGTCCTCGACGGTCACCCCCAGTTCCTTCGCCACCGACGTAATGGACTTGGCCGTATGCAGCACATTCTTGTGCTCCCAGTTGCCGCCCGGTGTGACATCGTAATAGGCACAGATTCGCCGCACATCCTCATCGTTCGAAAGCACCGCGCGAATTTCCTCCGGCGTCCAGACGAAGAATTTGCCCTCCACCCCTTCGGAGTCGGCATCGGTTGCGGAATAGAACCCGCCCTCGGGGGACGTCATTTCCTTCAGAATATAATCGAGGGTCTCACAAGCCACGCGGCGGTAGTTCGGGTCGGCCGTCACCTGAAAGGCCTCGACATAGACGCGAGCCAGCAGAGCGTTGTCGTACAGCATCTTCTCGAAATGGGGCACCAGCCACCGGTCGTCGGTGGAGTACCGCGCGAAGCCGCCGCCGATCTGATCGTAGATGCCGCCGGCCGCCATAGCATCCAGCGTGGTACGGACCATCGTAAGCGTATGCGGATCCTTCGTGCGGTGATAACAATGGAGTAACAGTGAGAGCCCGGTGGCAGGGGGGAATTTCGGAGCGCCGCCGAATCCTCCGAGCTTCGCATCGAAGTCCTCCGCAAACTGAGTCACGGCCATGTCGAGTTCGGCTTCGCCGACCGTGGTCGGGGAAGGGGCGTGACTGCCGTCCTGCAGGCGCGCCGTGAGCGTGGCCGCTTGCGCGACGAC contains:
- a CDS encoding response regulator transcription factor: MTRAANSILLVTADTAATHNLEKVLKPNGYNLNVAATVTSALSEIRRHSPMLILVDREILAKEAGHRDQFPPAIPIIVLQPFDKSCGPDDCLTELEDGYDLVFCSPHYRELLAHIRAILRRHNMTSESPSVLRVQGLAMDTARHEVTVGGALVELTPKEFRILHQFLLSPGVVLSRQDLLNRVWGEDYALEEHALDVHIHSLRQKIEADPAKPIFIVTIRGVGYKLQSP
- a CDS encoding CBS domain-containing protein, translating into MVTVSDLMTKKLVTVPAGTSAADAARVMNERHVGSVFIEQNDRVVGIVTESDIVRKVVGENRPVHFVPVESIMSSPVISLDERRSITEAADLMQHHHTRHLGVLKSGAIVGVLSVRDLLQPVSVDEF
- a CDS encoding OmpA family protein, with translation MIRLRPFVLLGLLAVAGPLFLDGCASKSGTSGGATATPPKPRAEERVAAAPVQEIPAPPEPAPVPLRSVEMAARNATGEQNIPFPDVLFDFDQYVLRDDALTAVEANAKRLKDNRVTKVLLEGRCDEVGTSEYNLVLGERRALSVKRYLESLGINQLQVDVTSYGKDRPLCLQHNPVCWQKNRSVHFVVKE
- a CDS encoding DUF255 domain-containing protein, which gives rise to MTSTTAGREPNRLIQQTSPYLLQHAYNPVDWYPWGPEALAQAAKLKRPILLSIGYSSCHWCHVMERESFENEAIARLMNQHFVCIKVDREERPDLDEIYMQATLALNRNQGGWPMTVFLTPDQKPFFAGTYFPPEDRWGRPGFPTLLKKIAEYWEKDHAGVVAQAATLTARLQDGSHAPSPTTVGEAELDMAVTQFAEDFDAKLGGFGGAPKFPPATGLSLLLHCYHRTKDPHTLTMVRTTLDAMAAGGIYDQIGGGFARYSTDDRWLVPHFEKMLYDNALLARVYVEAFQVTADPNYRRVACETLDYILKEMTSPEGGFYSATDADSEGVEGKFFVWTPEEIRAVLSNDEDVRRICAYYDVTPGGNWEHKNVLHTAKSITSVAKELGVTVEDLQETIDRVKPLLYAARAKRVPPGLDDKVITAWNGMMISAMAEAGRVFDMPRYRAAAERACEFLLSTLSKPDGRLLRTYRAGTAHLDAYLEDYAYFAEGLIDTYEAGGNERYLAAAVRLAERILADFSDSQQGGFFTTATGHEALIMRSREGPDGATPSGNAVAAAALARLSYHFGREDFRQAAAAAVRAYGRQIARYPRAFAKSLIVVDLLTSGPVEIAVIGASGDFNTVALRAAVSRTYIPNRVIAYRESQQPEATHPLLQGKALVGGKSALYVCRNFACRQPITDPADLPALVDPSHKAAPSLAAPEQKVLSGNLYPGAATVQGTAGYAARTIHDATGAGSLAHGFGPFGATGLTVSRLGFGTYRVGQREAEHREALIKAIRSGCNLIDTSTNYMDGESEQVVGSVLQQLMRAGEVAREEIIVVSKIGYVQGQNLAQAKTREKSGKPYPDMVKYGDDIWHCIHPDFLADQLTLSLDRLGLATLDVCLLHNPEYFLSHATRLGAGEQRELSALRDEFYARLQLAFEYCERQVEAGRLRGYGVSSNTSTASPDEPGATSLSRMIEAAQAAAKNVGASDHHFTVLQCPMNVHEAGAALIKNTGPGNGSTLLDEAIRERVAVLVNRPLNAMPAQRGGVVRLADVPVPAPEAEFETQRQKVARLEEEYRKDLAPAVAHSGQGMLPADFFRWADELNRIRTQVQGLEHWEQIETQMIAPHVNQVLRALSEAFTGTVAEQWEAWRDRYVPELLALLRTLHREASERSRLRAEDLHRTIDPLLPEQRRNATLSQKALWILASTPGVTSVLNGMRTPAYVDDALQILRWEPLSDSRRVYDCCAAKK